In a single window of the Magnolia sinica isolate HGM2019 chromosome 7, MsV1, whole genome shotgun sequence genome:
- the LOC131250628 gene encoding extensin-1-like, whose amino-acid sequence MTNFRAEWTALPRCSTIKQARDVPPPNLLALLLGVGAFISPSQVGHDYEPPEKKNPPPTPTYKPPPFKKPPPVEKPKPPPTRIYKPPLVEKPKPPPTPVYKPPPVEKPKPPLTPVYKSPTVEKPKPLPTLVYKPPPIEKPKPPPMPVYKPPPIEKPKPPPTPIYKPPPVEKPKPPPTLVYKAPPVETQKPPPTPVYKASPVKKPKPPPTPIEKPPSPYHKPPYYKPPPYNHPH is encoded by the exons ATGACGAATTTCCGTGCTGAGTGGACCG CTCTTCCTAGATGTTCTACTATCAAACAAGCCCGGGATGTCCCTCCTCCCAACTTGCTAGCATTGCTCCTCGGAGTGGGGGCTTTCATTTCTCCCTCTCAAGTTGGCCATGACTATGAGCCACCTGAGAAGAAGAACCCACCACCAACACCCACCTACAAGCCTCCACCATTCAAAAAACCACCCCCAGTTGAAAAGCCAAAGCCACCTCCTACCCGCATTTACAAGCCACCTCTAGTAGAAAAGCCAAAGCCACCTCCCACCCCAGTTTACAAACCCCCTCCAGTCGAAAAGCCAAAGCCACCACTCACTCCAGTATACAAGTCCCCTACGGTGGAAAAGCCAAAGCCACTGCCCACTCTAGTTTATAAGCCCCCTCCTATCGAAAAGCCAAAGCCACCCCCCATGCCAGTATACAAGCCTCCTCCCATTGAAAAACCAAAACCACCTCCCACCCCAATTTACAAGCCTCCTCCAGTTGAAAAGCCAAAGCCACCACCGACTCTAGTTTACAAGGCCCCTCCAGTTGAAACGCAAAAGCCACCACCGACTCCCGTTTACAAGGCCTCTCCAGTTAAAAAGCCAAAGCCACCCCCAACTCCAATAGAGAAGCCACCAAGCCCATACCATAAGCCACCTTATTACAAGCCTCCACCGTATAACCATCCTCACTAA